In Streptococcus respiraculi, one DNA window encodes the following:
- a CDS encoding acylphosphatase produces the protein MQKVKMIASGRVQGVGFRWSVQYLAVAIGDIYGRVWNNEDGTVTILAQSENPAKLSQFIQEIRKGPSRMAKVSYLDVTLANFETFSDFQVKQWH, from the coding sequence ATGCAAAAAGTAAAAATGATTGCTTCTGGTCGGGTACAGGGAGTCGGCTTTCGCTGGTCTGTCCAATATCTGGCTGTAGCAATCGGCGATATCTATGGCCGAGTCTGGAACAACGAAGACGGAACCGTCACTATTCTCGCTCAGTCTGAGAACCCTGCCAAACTCAGCCAGTTTATTCAAGAAATCAGAAAAGGACCATCACGCATGGCCAAGGTTAGCTATCTGGATGTAACCCTTGCAAACTTTGAAACCTTTAGTGATTTTCAGGTCAAACAGTGGCATTAA
- a CDS encoding YitT family protein translates to MLRFKNLFFILLGAGLFSFGLNYLIIPNHLYEGGATGINLIIYYLFRIQPWIMNILINIPLFILGWKILGKRTLYYSIVGTVGVTAWLALFAHVPLNIPLEGDLMLVSILGGILMGAGLGIIFKAGGTTGGSDILARIGHKYTSFTIGQIILAIDVLVLTLTILVFHDIRNVLYTLIMVTIVSRVIDFISDGNYGSKGVMIVSEKSHELAQAIDENIERGITLIKAQGFYSRKEIDLVYSVIYKSQLQEMKELIHRIDPHAFITITDAHEVLGEGFTLDSNKQPFEK, encoded by the coding sequence ATGCTGCGATTTAAAAATCTCTTTTTTATTCTACTAGGAGCTGGGCTTTTTTCTTTTGGGCTCAATTATTTGATTATCCCAAATCATCTCTATGAAGGAGGCGCAACAGGGATTAACCTGATTATCTACTATCTCTTTCGCATTCAACCCTGGATCATGAATATCCTCATCAACATTCCTTTGTTTATCCTTGGCTGGAAAATTTTGGGCAAACGTACCCTATACTATAGTATTGTAGGTACAGTCGGTGTAACTGCTTGGTTGGCTCTTTTCGCACATGTTCCTTTGAATATTCCACTCGAAGGAGACCTAATGCTTGTTTCTATTCTCGGAGGAATCCTCATGGGAGCCGGACTCGGAATTATTTTCAAGGCTGGTGGCACAACCGGTGGAAGCGATATTCTCGCTCGAATTGGACATAAGTATACCTCTTTTACGATCGGTCAAATCATTCTGGCCATTGATGTACTGGTGCTGACTCTGACCATCTTGGTCTTTCATGACATCCGCAATGTTCTATATACCCTCATCATGGTTACCATTGTCTCTCGCGTAATTGATTTCATCAGCGACGGAAACTATGGCAGCAAGGGCGTCATGATTGTCTCTGAAAAATCACACGAACTAGCGCAGGCTATTGATGAAAATATCGAACGGGGCATCACCCTCATTAAGGCACAAGGTTTCTATAGCAGAAAAGAAATCGATCTGGTCTACTCTGTCATCTACAAGAGCCAGTTACAGGAAATGAAAGAGTTAATTCACCGCATCGATCCTCACGCCTTCATCACCATCACCGATGCCCACGAAGTCTTGGGCGAAGGATTTACGCTAGATAGCAACAAACAACCGTTTGAAAAATAA
- the mltG gene encoding endolytic transglycosylase MltG has product MTKDAREKDAQPLSFRDKILRELEEIKAASASEKADFLSDTSDHQWMEEDLTDTVALHRPSLTETVSEDEELLEDTIISPDISRISRDMQPDMRQRRNRNRKTQDNVAKQIVKFVMTAVILLLVITGISVCFYIKSSLEPVNTRATEIVQVEIPEGSSTKEIARILEGYHLIKNATVFNYYAKLKSYNNFQSGFYNLNQSMSVDELAKALQESGTPTAQEPIAGKVLVVEGLTIKQIARAITDNVHTSDKEDKTPFTEEAFLETVQNEDFIKRMVAAYPKLLGSLPAGNSGVKYRLEGYLFPATYEYSKNTTIEQLIEQMLSAMDSRLQPYYNQLAAKGLNVNELLTLASLVEKEGSTDEDRRNIASVFFNRLNLGMPLQSNIAILYAMDKLGEKTTLKEDTTIDTTINSPYNIYVNTGLMPGPVDSPSLSAIEATFAPNKTNYYYFVADVTTGAVYFAETGEEHNQNVEKYVNSKVSN; this is encoded by the coding sequence GTGACAAAAGATGCACGTGAAAAAGATGCGCAACCTTTGAGTTTTCGTGATAAGATTTTACGGGAATTAGAAGAGATAAAAGCAGCGTCTGCTTCAGAAAAAGCTGATTTTCTTTCTGACACTTCAGACCATCAATGGATGGAAGAGGATTTAACCGATACGGTTGCGCTTCATCGCCCATCATTGACTGAAACTGTTAGCGAAGACGAAGAATTATTAGAAGATACGATTATCTCGCCTGACATTAGTAGAATTTCTAGGGATATGCAACCTGACATGCGACAAAGACGAAACCGAAATCGGAAAACGCAAGACAATGTGGCCAAACAAATTGTCAAATTTGTGATGACAGCCGTTATCCTCTTGTTAGTGATAACAGGGATTTCCGTCTGTTTCTATATCAAATCAAGTTTAGAACCAGTCAATACGCGGGCAACGGAAATAGTTCAAGTAGAAATTCCAGAGGGTTCTTCTACAAAGGAGATTGCTCGAATTCTGGAAGGATACCACTTGATTAAAAATGCAACAGTTTTTAATTATTACGCAAAACTAAAAAGCTATAACAATTTTCAAAGTGGATTCTATAATTTAAACCAGTCTATGTCAGTAGATGAACTTGCAAAAGCCTTGCAAGAAAGTGGCACGCCGACAGCGCAAGAGCCAATTGCAGGAAAAGTTCTTGTCGTAGAAGGTCTGACAATCAAACAAATTGCTCGGGCAATTACAGATAATGTTCACACATCTGATAAGGAAGATAAAACCCCATTCACAGAAGAAGCCTTTCTTGAAACTGTTCAAAATGAGGACTTCATCAAGCGAATGGTAGCAGCCTATCCAAAATTATTGGGCAGTCTGCCTGCGGGAAATAGTGGTGTCAAATACCGTTTAGAAGGATATTTGTTCCCTGCGACCTACGAATATTCAAAAAACACAACGATTGAACAATTAATCGAGCAGATGCTTTCAGCTATGGATAGTCGTCTGCAGCCGTACTACAATCAATTAGCTGCAAAAGGCCTTAATGTCAACGAGCTTTTGACCTTGGCATCACTGGTTGAGAAAGAAGGTTCAACGGATGAAGATCGACGCAATATTGCGAGTGTATTTTTCAACCGTCTAAATCTAGGTATGCCACTCCAATCGAATATTGCGATTTTATATGCAATGGATAAGTTGGGTGAAAAGACGACCTTGAAAGAAGATACAACGATTGATACGACGATTAATTCCCCTTATAATATCTATGTCAACACTGGCTTGATGCCTGGTCCAGTCGATAGCCCAAGTCTCTCTGCAATTGAAGCAACCTTTGCTCCAAATAAAACAAACTATTATTACTTTGTAGCAGATGTTACGACAGGTGCGGTCTACTTTGCTGAAACAGGTGAAGAGCACAATCAAAACGTTGAAAAATATGTCAATAGCAAAGTAAGCAATTAG
- a CDS encoding CBS domain-containing protein yields MAVKDFMTRKVVYISPDTTIAHAAELMREQAIHRLPVIENDRLVGLVTEGTIAEASPSKATSLSIYEMNYLLNKTKVRDVMIRDVITVSKFASLEDAVYLMYKNKVGILPVVDNDQMAGVITDRDVFAAFLHVSGYGEAGVRVRFLVENKAGELEKIIRLISEKGYNIVSTVQIADKSGSVVIEVQIEGKVDSQQLADTFEQANIKVDSMVPTETKKI; encoded by the coding sequence ATGGCAGTTAAAGATTTTATGACGCGAAAGGTTGTCTATATTTCACCTGATACGACGATTGCACATGCCGCTGAATTGATGCGTGAACAGGCGATTCACCGTTTACCTGTTATTGAAAATGATCGATTGGTTGGTCTGGTGACAGAGGGTACGATTGCAGAAGCAAGCCCGTCAAAGGCGACTAGTCTATCAATTTATGAGATGAATTACCTCTTGAACAAGACCAAGGTGCGCGATGTGATGATTCGTGATGTAATTACTGTGTCGAAATTTGCCAGCTTAGAAGATGCCGTTTACTTGATGTATAAAAATAAGGTCGGTATTTTGCCTGTCGTGGACAACGATCAAATGGCAGGGGTCATTACAGACCGCGATGTTTTCGCAGCTTTCCTACATGTGTCTGGTTATGGAGAAGCAGGTGTGCGCGTGCGTTTCTTGGTAGAAAATAAGGCAGGCGAGCTGGAAAAGATTATCAGATTGATTTCAGAAAAAGGCTACAATATTGTCAGCACTGTTCAGATTGCGGATAAGTCAGGCAGTGTGGTCATTGAAGTACAGATTGAAGGCAAGGTCGACAGTCAGCAGTTAGCAGACACATTTGAACAGGCCAATATCAAAGTGGATAGCATGGTACCAACTGAAACGAAGAAAATATAA
- the murC gene encoding UDP-N-acetylmuramate--L-alanine ligase: protein MTKTYHFIGIKGSGMSALALMLHQMGHKVQGSDVEKYYFTQRGLEQAGIKILPFNEENITTDVELIAGNAFRPDNNVEIAYADANGFPYKRYHEFLGQFMRDFTSFGVAGAHGKTSTTGLLAHVMRNITDTSYLIGDGTGRGSENAQYFVFESDEYERHFMPYHPEYSIITNIDFDHPDYFTSLEDVFHAFDDYAKQVQKGLFVYGEDEQLRHITATAPIYYYGFNEDNDFVAYDLQPSTTGSQFKVRHDGQELGQFQIPTFGRHNVLNATAVIANLFVAGFDLNLVVEHLKSFEGVKRRFTEKIVNDTVIIDDFAHHPTEIIATIDAARQKYPSKEIVAIFQPHTFTRTIALLDEFSLALSEADAVYLAPIYGSARETDNGQVKVEDLAAKISKKGGIVSLENTSPLLDHDNAVYVFMGAGDIQSYEYSFERLLSNLSNNVQ from the coding sequence TCACGCAACGTGGACTTGAACAAGCAGGGATTAAGATTCTCCCATTCAATGAAGAAAACATTACGACAGATGTCGAATTGATAGCAGGAAACGCTTTCCGTCCAGATAACAATGTCGAGATTGCCTATGCGGATGCAAATGGCTTTCCTTATAAACGCTACCATGAGTTTCTCGGGCAATTCATGCGTGATTTCACGAGTTTTGGTGTGGCAGGAGCGCATGGAAAAACATCGACAACCGGGCTTCTTGCGCACGTTATGCGCAATATCACGGATACCAGCTACTTGATTGGAGATGGAACAGGTCGTGGTTCGGAAAATGCTCAGTATTTTGTCTTTGAATCAGACGAATACGAGCGCCATTTCATGCCTTATCACCCAGAATATAGCATCATTACCAATATTGACTTTGATCACCCAGACTATTTTACTAGTTTAGAGGATGTCTTCCATGCCTTTGATGACTATGCCAAGCAGGTACAAAAGGGCTTGTTTGTCTATGGTGAAGATGAGCAACTCCGCCATATTACAGCAACTGCACCGATCTACTACTACGGTTTTAATGAGGACAATGACTTTGTAGCCTATGATTTGCAGCCGTCAACGACTGGTTCGCAGTTTAAGGTCCGCCATGACGGACAAGAATTAGGTCAGTTCCAAATTCCGACCTTTGGTCGTCACAATGTTCTTAATGCGACAGCAGTGATTGCAAATCTATTTGTTGCAGGATTTGATTTGAACTTGGTAGTAGAACACCTCAAATCATTTGAAGGCGTGAAGCGTCGCTTCACTGAAAAAATCGTCAATGACACGGTCATTATCGATGACTTTGCACATCATCCGACAGAAATTATTGCAACGATTGACGCTGCTCGTCAAAAATACCCAAGTAAAGAAATTGTAGCCATTTTTCAACCGCATACTTTTACGCGGACCATTGCCTTGTTAGATGAATTTTCCCTTGCCTTGAGTGAGGCGGACGCCGTCTACCTAGCGCCGATTTATGGCTCAGCCCGCGAGACAGACAATGGTCAGGTGAAAGTTGAGGATCTGGCGGCCAAAATTAGTAAAAAAGGTGGTATCGTATCGCTTGAAAATACCTCACCGCTCCTTGACCATGACAATGCAGTTTATGTCTTTATGGGAGCAGGAGACATTCAATCCTACGAATATTCATTTGAACGCTTACTTTCAAACTTATCCAATAACGTTCAGTAA
- a CDS encoding GNAT family N-acetyltransferase, which translates to MQIRHARFADLEAVNRIEQDNFSQEEQIAQGVLAFYLEHEQKTCLVMEDAGTVAGYILALPTKQATVTDDLFERLEQTDGPLPYLAIVSLSVADAYKGQGIGTLLLAAIKEMAVQGNYQGISLTCKDYLLSYYGMYQFEDLGVSESQFGGKIWYDMYWKCP; encoded by the coding sequence ATGCAAATTCGACACGCACGATTCGCAGACCTTGAAGCGGTGAATCGTATTGAGCAAGACAATTTCAGCCAAGAAGAACAGATTGCTCAGGGAGTGCTGGCTTTTTATTTAGAACATGAGCAGAAGACTTGCCTGGTTATGGAAGACGCAGGGACGGTTGCAGGTTACATCTTGGCACTTCCGACAAAGCAAGCGACAGTTACGGATGACCTATTTGAAAGACTTGAGCAGACGGATGGTCCTCTACCATATCTAGCAATTGTCAGTCTATCCGTAGCGGATGCCTATAAGGGGCAGGGTATAGGGACTTTGCTACTTGCTGCAATCAAGGAAATGGCAGTCCAGGGAAACTATCAGGGCATCAGCCTAACCTGCAAGGATTATCTCCTGTCTTATTACGGCATGTATCAGTTTGAAGATTTGGGTGTTTCAGAATCTCAGTTCGGAGGTAAAATTTGGTACGATATGTATTGGAAATGTCCTTGA
- a CDS encoding TrmH family RNA methyltransferase, with protein sequence MEVIRSKSNRLIKETKKLHQKKYRKQSYLIEGWHLFEEACQAKADIEQVFVLEEYVDRVVGDVPVTVVSPEILQELADSQTPQGIVAQLALPEAFLLKEFTGKYLVLEDVQDPGNVGTMIRTADAAGYDAVFISDKTADIYSLKTLRSMQGSHFHLPVYRVGMDELLAQFKAQGIRILATTLSSTSIDYRTVEVPASFAIIMGNEGQGISQMVEAAADDLVHISMPGQAESLNVAVAAGILLFSFI encoded by the coding sequence ATGGAAGTTATTCGTTCCAAGTCCAATCGACTGATTAAGGAAACAAAAAAATTACACCAGAAGAAGTATCGTAAGCAGTCCTATTTGATTGAGGGCTGGCATTTATTTGAAGAAGCTTGTCAAGCCAAGGCTGACATTGAGCAGGTCTTTGTCCTAGAAGAATATGTGGATAGGGTAGTAGGAGATGTTCCTGTGACAGTGGTTAGTCCAGAGATTTTGCAGGAGTTGGCAGACAGCCAAACCCCGCAGGGCATTGTCGCGCAGCTAGCCCTACCAGAGGCTTTTCTGTTAAAGGAATTTACGGGCAAATATCTCGTCTTAGAAGATGTTCAGGATCCAGGCAATGTCGGAACCATGATTCGGACGGCAGATGCCGCAGGTTATGATGCGGTTTTTATTTCAGACAAGACTGCTGATATCTACAGTCTTAAAACCCTACGTTCTATGCAGGGCAGTCATTTTCACTTACCAGTTTATCGAGTGGGGATGGATGAGTTGCTTGCTCAGTTCAAAGCTCAAGGGATCCGTATCTTAGCAACCACCTTGTCAAGCACTTCTATAGACTACAGGACGGTTGAGGTACCAGCATCATTTGCCATTATCATGGGGAATGAAGGGCAGGGTATTTCTCAAATGGTAGAAGCAGCAGCAGACGACTTGGTCCACATTTCTATGCCGGGTCAAGCAGAGAGTTTGAATGTTGCGGTTGCTGCAGGCATTCTCCTCTTTAGCTTCATTTAA
- the greA gene encoding transcription elongation factor GreA, which yields MAEKTYPMTIEEKEKLEKELEELKLVRRPEIVERIKIARSYGDLSENSEYEAAKDEQAFVEGQISMIETKIRYAEIVNSDAVAADEVAIGKTVTIQEVGETDEEVYMIVGAAGADAFANKVSNESPIGQALIGKKTGDIATVQTPVGSYEVKILSVAKTK from the coding sequence ATGGCTGAAAAAACATATCCAATGACGATTGAAGAAAAGGAAAAATTGGAAAAAGAATTAGAAGAGTTAAAACTCGTGCGTCGTCCTGAAATTGTTGAGCGTATCAAGATTGCTCGCTCTTACGGAGACTTGTCTGAGAACTCTGAGTACGAAGCAGCAAAAGATGAACAAGCTTTTGTCGAAGGGCAAATTTCAATGATTGAGACCAAAATTCGTTACGCAGAGATTGTCAACAGTGATGCAGTAGCAGCAGATGAAGTCGCAATCGGTAAAACTGTGACCATTCAAGAAGTTGGTGAGACCGACGAAGAAGTCTACATGATCGTAGGAGCAGCAGGAGCTGATGCCTTTGCTAATAAAGTCTCAAATGAAAGTCCAATTGGTCAAGCCCTTATCGGCAAGAAAACAGGCGATATTGCTACTGTTCAGACACCTGTTGGTAGCTACGAAGTCAAGATTTTAAGCGTAGCAAAAACAAAATAA
- the yidC gene encoding membrane protein insertase YidC has translation MKKSNRILLSGLILSMLFFLSGCVQTKNGVPTGEGWVYKLLVEPMGNVIQFFAESQGLGFGVAIIVVTICVRLLILPLGIYQSWKATYQSEKMHYLKPILGPIQERMKNASSQEEQLAAQQELFATQKEYGVSMFGGMGCLPLLIQMPFFSALFYAARYTEGIADASFMGISLGKSSIILTAVAGVLYFFQSLLMQVGMEEEQKKQMKSMMLMNPLMIVFFSWSSPAGVTLYWVVGGVIGIIQQVITNFFLKPKLRKQIAEEFEQNPPKPLRTSTRVKDVTPTMDSAITTSSPKKKNRNAGKQRSR, from the coding sequence GTGAAAAAATCAAATCGTATTCTATTATCAGGGCTTATCTTGTCTATGCTCTTCTTTTTATCTGGTTGCGTACAAACCAAAAATGGCGTACCAACTGGGGAAGGTTGGGTCTACAAACTCCTCGTTGAGCCAATGGGAAATGTCATCCAGTTCTTTGCCGAAAGCCAAGGACTTGGATTTGGGGTAGCCATCATCGTTGTGACCATCTGTGTCCGTTTACTCATCTTGCCACTTGGGATTTACCAATCTTGGAAAGCAACTTATCAATCTGAAAAAATGCATTATCTTAAACCGATTCTTGGTCCTATCCAAGAACGGATGAAAAATGCAAGCTCACAAGAAGAACAGCTCGCTGCCCAACAAGAACTCTTTGCCACTCAAAAAGAGTACGGTGTCAGCATGTTTGGTGGAATGGGATGTCTACCACTTTTGATTCAAATGCCATTCTTCTCAGCTCTCTTTTACGCTGCTCGCTATACAGAAGGAATTGCGGACGCTAGCTTTATGGGAATTTCTCTTGGTAAGTCAAGCATCATTCTGACAGCTGTAGCAGGTGTCCTCTACTTCTTCCAGTCCCTTCTCATGCAAGTTGGTATGGAAGAAGAACAAAAGAAACAAATGAAATCCATGATGTTGATGAACCCGCTTATGATTGTCTTCTTCTCATGGAGCTCTCCTGCGGGTGTGACTCTCTACTGGGTAGTCGGTGGAGTTATCGGAATCATCCAACAAGTGATTACCAACTTCTTCCTCAAACCAAAACTTCGCAAGCAGATTGCAGAGGAGTTTGAACAAAACCCACCGAAACCCCTCCGCACAAGTACCCGCGTCAAAGATGTGACCCCTACGATGGATAGTGCCATTACTACTTCATCACCGAAAAAGAAAAACCGCAACGCTGGTAAACAACGTTCACGGTAA
- the yabA gene encoding DNA replication initiation control protein YabA: MDKKEIFDALDGFSQQLLVTLAEVEAIKKHLRGVIEENTDLRLENSKLRERLEKDDREQNRTANFGKENLENIYEDGFHICTFSYGQRRDNDEPCMFCLELLNRE, encoded by the coding sequence ATGGATAAGAAAGAGATTTTTGATGCCTTAGATGGATTTTCTCAACAGCTGCTGGTCACGCTGGCAGAAGTAGAAGCGATCAAGAAGCACTTGCGCGGGGTGATTGAAGAAAATACGGATTTACGCTTGGAAAATTCCAAATTACGGGAGCGCTTAGAAAAAGATGATCGTGAACAGAATCGGACGGCGAATTTCGGGAAAGAAAATTTAGAAAATATCTACGAAGATGGCTTTCATATCTGTACTTTTTCCTATGGTCAGCGCAGGGACAATGATGAACCATGTATGTTTTGTTTAGAATTGTTGAATAGAGAGTAA
- the tmk gene encoding dTMP kinase: MTQGIFITLEGPDGAGKTTVLQELVPRLKALGKQVTTTREPGGVEIAEDIRSVILNPQNTAMDDKTELLLYIAARRQHLKERILPALESGELLLVDRFIDSSVAYQGFGRGLDIAAINWLNHYATDGLKPDLTLYFDIDVEEGLARIARNANRDVDRLDMEALDMHERVRTGYLAILDKEADRVIKIDASKSVEEVVEAAFTVIYDRFFK, translated from the coding sequence ATGACACAGGGCATATTTATCACATTGGAAGGTCCAGACGGTGCAGGCAAGACTACGGTTCTACAAGAATTAGTACCGCGTTTAAAAGCACTAGGAAAGCAGGTCACAACGACCCGCGAGCCAGGAGGCGTTGAGATTGCAGAGGACATTCGCTCGGTTATCTTAAATCCTCAAAACACAGCCATGGATGATAAAACGGAGTTGTTGCTGTATATTGCAGCACGACGTCAGCACTTGAAGGAGCGGATTTTACCAGCCTTAGAAAGTGGCGAGCTACTCTTGGTTGACCGCTTTATCGACTCTTCGGTTGCCTATCAAGGTTTTGGTAGGGGATTGGATATTGCAGCTATTAATTGGCTCAACCACTATGCGACAGATGGGCTAAAACCAGATTTGACCCTCTATTTTGATATTGATGTGGAAGAAGGCTTGGCGCGGATTGCTCGCAATGCAAATCGGGATGTTGATAGGCTTGATATGGAGGCTTTGGACATGCATGAACGTGTGCGAACAGGCTATCTGGCGATTTTAGATAAGGAAGCAGATCGTGTCATAAAGATTGATGCTTCAAAGTCCGTGGAGGAAGTGGTAGAGGCAGCTTTTACTGTTATCTATGACCGCTTTTTTAAGTAA
- a CDS encoding DNA polymerase III subunit delta': MKKEELQGLQPQIYQAFQTVLQQGRMAHAYLFSGDFASFEMAIFLSQAIFCEDKVREIPCGQCRSCRLIEQGEFTDVTVVSPQGNTIKTETIRDLVKQFSQSGFESNQQVFIIRDAEKMHPNAANSLLKVIEEPQSDIRVFLLTNQEHAVLATIKSRVQIVAFPKNLPILERILEEEGLLKTQAQLIARLVANIEEAKQLASQKSFLDLIMVVKKWLDILLKQPNKAYVQVGNLVRLAPEKLDQARLFELLTLLLADQMTESRVLTYLENLQLARQQWQSNVSLQNALEYWLLSTEKQVKG, translated from the coding sequence ATGAAAAAAGAAGAATTACAAGGTTTGCAACCCCAAATTTACCAGGCTTTTCAGACCGTTTTGCAGCAAGGTCGCATGGCGCATGCCTATCTTTTTTCAGGCGATTTTGCTAGTTTTGAAATGGCCATTTTTCTCAGTCAAGCGATTTTTTGTGAAGATAAGGTAAGAGAAATTCCTTGTGGGCAGTGTCGCTCCTGTCGTTTGATTGAACAGGGAGAATTTACTGATGTGACCGTGGTTAGTCCCCAGGGCAATACGATTAAGACCGAGACTATTCGCGATTTGGTTAAGCAATTTTCCCAGTCAGGCTTTGAGTCAAACCAGCAGGTCTTTATCATTCGGGATGCAGAGAAGATGCACCCTAATGCGGCTAATTCTCTTCTAAAAGTCATCGAAGAACCTCAGAGTGATATTCGGGTTTTTCTCTTGACTAATCAGGAACATGCCGTTTTAGCCACCATTAAAAGCCGAGTTCAGATTGTGGCTTTCCCAAAAAATCTGCCTATTTTAGAGCGAATATTAGAAGAAGAAGGTTTATTGAAAACGCAGGCGCAGCTGATTGCTAGACTCGTCGCAAATATCGAAGAAGCCAAGCAATTGGCAAGCCAAAAATCCTTTTTGGACCTAATAATGGTCGTAAAAAAGTGGCTCGATATCCTCTTGAAACAGCCCAACAAGGCTTATGTACAGGTAGGAAACTTGGTGCGCCTTGCCCCAGAAAAATTAGACCAAGCACGCTTGTTTGAGTTGCTGACACTCTTATTAGCAGACCAGATGACAGAGTCTAGGGTCTTGACTTATTTGGAGAATTTACAGCTGGCACGCCAGCAATGGCAGAGCAATGTTAGTCTACAAAATGCTTTAGAATACTGGCTGTTATCAACAGAAAAACAAGTGAAAGGATAG
- a CDS encoding HDIG domain-containing metalloprotein, giving the protein MAVYTEDEEYMAYVGHLIEKPKVQKLSAIPHHYYSTRLEHSINVSYTSYKIAKKLGWDAKLTARGGLLHDLFYYDWRETKFKKSHAWIHPRIAKRNAEKLTVLNKVEEDIIIKHMFGATIAPPRYKEAWIVTCVDKYWAVKEATLPLQKMWRQRSFHVH; this is encoded by the coding sequence ATGGCAGTTTACACAGAAGATGAAGAGTACATGGCTTATGTTGGGCATTTGATTGAAAAGCCTAAGGTGCAAAAACTTAGCGCAATCCCTCATCATTATTATTCGACCCGTTTGGAGCACTCGATTAACGTGTCTTATACCAGCTACAAAATTGCAAAGAAATTGGGCTGGGATGCTAAGTTAACGGCTCGTGGTGGTCTCTTGCACGATTTGTTTTATTACGATTGGCGTGAGACCAAGTTTAAAAAGAGCCATGCCTGGATTCATCCACGAATTGCTAAGCGCAATGCTGAGAAGTTAACCGTGCTTAACAAGGTCGAAGAAGATATTATTATCAAACATATGTTCGGTGCGACCATTGCGCCACCGCGCTATAAAGAAGCGTGGATTGTGACTTGTGTCGATAAGTATTGGGCGGTGAAAGAAGCAACACTGCCTTTGCAAAAAATGTGGAGACAGCGCAGTTTTCATGTGCATTAA
- a CDS encoding Bax inhibitor-1/YccA family protein, translating into MNQEPYIINQVDHTALNRFFGKIYGFVAAGIGLSALVAYLSLTTFWEMTRSLLLGGSFAIWFIMLVEIGLVFAASRMAAKNSPLALPMFLAYSVMNGFTLGIVLLAYTGETVLTAFLTAALMFVVMAVIGLTTKKNLSAMGQALYAALIGVIIASAVNLFLDSSGMSFVLSILSVLIFSGLIAYDNQRIRYVFEATNGEVGQGWVVSMALSLYLDFVNLFLNLLRLLGSRD; encoded by the coding sequence ATGAATCAAGAACCTTATATTATCAATCAAGTGGATCATACCGCTTTGAATCGTTTCTTTGGTAAAATTTATGGCTTTGTGGCAGCAGGAATTGGACTTTCTGCCTTGGTAGCCTATCTGTCATTGACCACTTTTTGGGAAATGACGCGTAGTCTCTTGCTAGGAGGCTCCTTTGCTATCTGGTTTATCATGCTAGTTGAAATCGGACTTGTCTTTGCGGCTTCTCGTATGGCAGCGAAAAATAGTCCTCTAGCTTTGCCCATGTTTCTAGCCTATTCGGTCATGAATGGCTTTACGCTCGGTATCGTGCTATTAGCCTATACAGGTGAGACAGTACTAACAGCCTTTTTGACAGCTGCTCTGATGTTTGTTGTGATGGCCGTGATTGGTCTGACCACTAAGAAAAATCTCTCAGCGATGGGGCAAGCTCTCTATGCAGCCTTGATTGGAGTCATCATAGCAAGTGCGGTCAATCTCTTTCTTGATAGCTCTGGCATGAGTTTTGTTCTTTCCATTCTTTCCGTCTTGATTTTCTCAGGCTTGATTGCCTATGATAACCAACGGATTCGCTACGTTTTTGAAGCAACCAATGGAGAAGTTGGTCAAGGTTGGGTTGTTTCAATGGCCTTATCCCTTTATCTTGACTTTGTTAATCTCTTCTTGAATCTGTTACGACTCCTTGGTTCGAGAGATTAA